In Paraburkholderia flagellata, the sequence ATCACGGCACCACACACGAGCAACCGCTCACGCGTTTCGCGATCGAGCGGCCGCTGCTCACGCGCCTGCCCGATGTGCCGCCGGTACTGGCTGTGTGGTCCGAGGTCAAGGTGCATACGGATGGGCACGTCGTCTACAGGAAGGCGCTGTACTCCGTGCCGTTCACGCTGGTTGGCAAGCAACTGTGGCTCAAGGCCACCGACACGGTCGTGCAGGCGTTCCACCGGCACGAGCTCGTCGCCACTCATCCGAGGCTACGCAAGCCCGGGGACCGCCATACCGTGCGCGACCACCAGCCGCCCGAGGCACAGGCCTGGCTCGAGCACGATCCCCAGTGGTGTCTGGCGCGCGCGAAGGATATCGGGGCGGCCTGCCATGCCGTCATCCTCGCGATGTTCAACAACACGGTGCTGGAGAACCTGCGCGGCGCACAGGGCATCGTGCGGCTGCGCGAGAAGGTCGGCGATGTGCGCCTGAACGCTGCGTGCGAGCGTGCGCTCGCGTTCTCCAGCCCCCAGTATCGCACCATCAAGACGATCCTCGACAAGGGACTCGACAGCGAGGCGGCGGCGCCATCCACGACGACGGCGCCCACTGATACCTACCTGAACGGTGGCCGCTTCGGCCGCGACCTTCAATCCCTTCTGATCCATTGAGCCGACCATGAATCCGAGTCCCGAACTGAACACCATCCTCAAGCAGCTGCGCCTCTCGGGCATCCTCGACTCGATCGAACAGCGAAACCGTGAAGCCATTGACGGGCAACTTGCCTACACCGAGTTCCTCGCCATGTTGCTGCACGACGAAATCGCGCGGCGCGACACAAAGAAGCTGGGCGTACGGCTTGCCCGCGCCGGCTTCGCGATGGGCAAGACGCTCGAGACGTTCAACTTCGATCTGGTGCCCAAGCTGAATCGAACCTACATCCACGATCTGGCCACCGGCCGCTACATCGACGAGAAGGTCTGCGTTCTACTGGTCGGCGGAACAGGCGTTGGCAAATCCCATCTGGCGCAGGCACTGGGTCACTGCGCGGCCAGGCAGGGGCGTGACGTGCTGTTCATCTCGCAGACGGATCTGCTCAAGAAACTGCACGCGGCCCGCGCCACGGGCTTGTACGAGCGCAAGTTCCAGCAGTTCGTGCGCGTGCCACTGCTCATCATCGACGACTTCGCTGTCAAACCGCTACATCCGCCCCACGACGAAGACTTCCACGATCTGATCGCCGCCAGGTACGAGCGGGCGGCTTCCATCGTCACGTCAAATCTGGATCTGAGCGAATGGGGAGACGCGTTCCCCGACAACCGCATCCTGGGCGCCGCGACGCTGGACCGGCTACGCCACGGTGCCTATCGCGTCGTGATCGAAGGTGAGAGCTTCCGCAAACCCAAACCGATGCCAGGAAGCAGTGAAAACGCGGTTGCCAAACCAGGCAAAAGACCGCATTCTTGAGCCCGTTCGAATCTGCGCTTTACCCCCGTTTCTGCTGGCTCCATTACGGCGCCCATCCCCGGCTCGATTACGCCGCCCCGTGACAAAGGGCACTGGCGTGGTGGGCTACAACGTTCAGGTGGCTGTTGATACGAAGCATCACCTCATCGTGGCCCACGCAGTGACGAACGTCGGTAGTGACCGCGCGCAGCTAAGCCCAATGGCCAAGGCCGCACGCGATGCAATGGGTAGGAAGACGATCCGGGCGCTGGCCGATCGCGGGTACTACAGTGCCACGGAGATCAAAGCATGCGATGACGCGGGTATTGCAGCGCTGGTGCCAAAAACACAGACCTCCAGCGCAAAGGCAGATGGACGATTCGATCGGGCCGACTTCATCTACATCGCCAAAGACGACCAATACCTATGTCCAGCGGGGCAGCGGGCGATTTACCGATTTACTTCCGTCGAGCGCGAAACTCCGATGGCCCTGCGTACCTACTGGAGCAGTGCTTGCCCGAAATGCCCGATAAAGAACCGGTGCACGCCCACCGACTACCGGCGTATTCGACGATGGGAACACGAAGCGGTGCTTGAGGCGATGCAGTCCAGGCTGGATCGCCAGCTCGACGCCATGACGATGCGACGGCGGACGGTCGAGCACGTGTTCGGCACACTCAAGCACTGGATGGGGACGACGCATTTCCAGACGCGCGGACTCGGCCATGTCGCCGCTGAAATGAGTTTGCACGTACTGGCCTACAACCTAAAACGGGTCATCAGAATTCTCGGGTTCGCAAAGACGATGCGTGCAATGAAGCTGGCAGGCGCGTGAACTCCCGCGCGCCGACGCTGTTTGCCCGAAAACACGATCACGTCACCTGCCTGCGTCTCGGCCTAACGCAACTGCGCTCCCAATCGGGCGTCACCGGTCGGCCGTTCTGCGCGTTTTTACACGGCCTCGGCCAACAAGGGGCATTGACAGCCCGCAACCCGACGGCCGCTTGCGGGCGGCGGAAGAGGTGCATCACATGCTTTCGCGGTGAGGCGCTCGGCGAGAGGAAATTGCTTTGACTGGACAAGGTGACAAAGGGTTGTCGCTCGCGGTGCGTGTTCCTCTCTCATCCGAGGACGATCGAGGCTTCCGATCGTTATGTCGAGTGGAGATACAGCCGCGGTGACGGCGTATTGTTGGATCGGAGCGAATACCGTGGCTTAATGCCCTGCGCACGGCTGATCCAGACACAGAAAGGAAGCGCATTCGAACTGAGCGTGAACTTCGCAGGCGAGGTAATGGAGTATCTTGCCGCTGACAGCTTGCAGAACTACATCATGAGCCTGTATCGAGCGGCAGGCCTTGGTAGCGGATACAGTAGCCACAGCGGCCGAAGAACGTTTGCCAGCCGCCTCGTAGCGCAAGGCCACTCGCTCGAAACCGTGCAGGTGCTCATAGGCCATTCGCATATCGATCACGTTGCGCCATGCCTGGATGTATCGCAGCGAGAGCTCCGTGAAGCCGTCGCAGCAGTCAACCTATCCGATTGAAAGCGTTTTGCACAAGTTTTAATCAGACCCGTCGTTTGGATATACAGATTTGGGTGCAGATGCCGATAAGGAAGGGTTAGGCAAGAGACGCCAGCGACGTTCGGAGCTTGGCCAGAGGCACTTCTTAGAGTCACCAACAGCGGAACATACCGATGAAGGTACACCAAAACGCCGAGAAGCTTTCCGCATGGATGCGTCAGCATGGTGCGGCGACAGTCAAGCAAATCGCGGCAAGCGGGACGTTGAATTCGCGCGCAGCGTCAGATGCAGTTCAGTACGCGGTTCGCCACGGCGTGCTCGAGCGCGTTAAGCGGCCTGGAGCCACCCCCAGTGAGCGTGTCCAGTACACATTGACAGGACGTGAGCTGCCGGTACTGAAATCCGGCCCGCCCGCGCCTTCGTTCGACGCGTTAT encodes:
- a CDS encoding type IV toxin-antitoxin system AbiEi family antitoxin domain-containing protein, encoding MKVHQNAEKLSAWMRQHGAATVKQIAASGTLNSRAASDAVQYAVRHGVLERVKRPGATPSERVQYTLTGRELPVLKSGPPAPSFDALLCAWGIPQKPPIVRAGSSHRFELADCNLDNQEAS
- the istB gene encoding IS21-like element helper ATPase IstB: MNPSPELNTILKQLRLSGILDSIEQRNREAIDGQLAYTEFLAMLLHDEIARRDTKKLGVRLARAGFAMGKTLETFNFDLVPKLNRTYIHDLATGRYIDEKVCVLLVGGTGVGKSHLAQALGHCAARQGRDVLFISQTDLLKKLHAARATGLYERKFQQFVRVPLLIIDDFAVKPLHPPHDEDFHDLIAARYERAASIVTSNLDLSEWGDAFPDNRILGAATLDRLRHGAYRVVIEGESFRKPKPMPGSSENAVAKPGKRPHS
- a CDS encoding tyrosine-type recombinase/integrase, which gives rise to MEYLAADSLQNYIMSLYRAAGLGSGYSSHSGRRTFASRLVAQGHSLETVQVLIGHSHIDHVAPCLDVSQRELREAVAAVNLSD